The Methanocorpusculum vombati genome segment CGACCGGGATCCACCTGTCCGCCGCGGGAGCCGATCAGAAGGATACCGTTTTTGCACTCGGCAATGATCTCATCGTAGGAGGAGTCTCCCTCCTGAATGTAGGTGTTGCTCATCCGGACCAGCGGCTGCATGCCCGGTTCCGCACGGGCATGCCCGGCGTCGCCGGTATCCGTACCGACCGCTGCAAGCGTCTCGCGCGAGTGCATGTAGGCGTGCATGATGCCGTTTTTGATCAGTTCGGTCGGGCCGCAGGCGACACCTTCCGCGTCGAACGGCTCGTACCCGTAGCCGTGCATCGACGGATCATCAATGATGGTCACCAGCGGTGATCCGACCGGTGTACCCAGTTTTCCCGCGAGAACCGAGACGCCGTCACGGACGGCGTCTCCCTCACTTGCATGACCGACCGCTTCGTGTGCGAAGACCCCGCCGATGGCAGGGTCCAGCACCGCAGGCATCCTGCCGCCGGAGACCGCGGATGCATCCAGCAGTTCAGTGGCGCGCTTTGCACACATCTCGCCATAACCGAGATACGCTGAAAGATTCAGCGGGCCGACAACCGCTTCCTGCTCATAGTTCATCTGCATGTTTCCGCTGCGGGCGGCAACCGCAGAGATGGTAAAGAGTGTCCGGCAGACCGAAGAGTTCGCCGCATACCCGTTGCAGTCCTCAAACCAGACATCCTGATACTGTTCCGAGTACCGTGCGGACGTGCTGCAAATCTCGGGAAGTTTTGCTCCCGCCTCCATCTTCAGCAGAAGGTCAGCCTTCTCCTCAATCGGGACCGCAGCCTGTTCCGCAGCGGAACAGGCCCAGTTGCGGGGCGTGCCGTAGGGAACATCGGCAATCTCTGCCGGAACGTTTGCAAGCTTTGCAGCACGGGCGGCACGGCTGATGTACTCCTTCTTTGCGTTCTGATCATCCGGATCAAACGGCGAAGCACAGTAGTAGCCCCATCCGTGTTCTCCCAGAACACGGATGAGCGCTTTCCCGAAAAAGTTTGAACCGGCTGATTCCACGTCACCATTCTCCACCGTAATTGTCGTGGAGGTTCCGCGGACGTACCGGATATCATAGTAGCGTATGGGATCCATTGATGCTTCTATGGTTTCGTGAGGAAGGATAACTGATTTTGGAAACGGCAGAGTCCCGCCTCACTCACCAGAGAAAAAAGAAAAAAATTATGCCTCCGCCTTCTCAGCGGCCTCGGGCATCTTCGGGATTTCCATGTGCTTGCCGATAAGGCCGAGTTTCTTCTCAAATGCCTCCTTATCCTGCGGCACAAGAGCATACTTGAGAACCTCCTCGATCCGCGTAACCGGAATGATCGTAACCATCTCCCGGTAGCGCTCCTCAATCAGCACATCATCCAGGTTCGACTGCGGAATAATGACCGTGTGAATGCCTGCCTTTGCAGCAGCCTCAATCTTATAGGTCACTCCGCCGATCGGCAGCACATCACCCCGCACCGAAAGCGACCCCGTCATCGCCACATCCTGCCGGACGGGAATATCCTCAAGAGCACTGATAACTGCGGTCGCCACCGTCACCGATGCCGAATCGCCTTCAACACCATTGTAGGTTCCGATGAACTGCACGTGAATATCCACCTTGCGGATATCGGTTCCGGAGAATTTCTTGATCAGAGCGCTCACGTTCTTAATCGACTCCTGCGCAATCTCCTTTAACAGACCGGTCGCAATAACCGCGCCGGCTCCCTGCGACGGCGTAACCTCTGCTGTGATCGGCAGAACCGAACCCGCATCGTTCCCCACGACCGCCAGACCGTTCACACGGCCGACAAGCGTCCCGGAAACGATCGTCAGATCATAATCGCGGGTTCTTCTGATGTACTCATCCGAGATCTGATCCTCAACGGAACGGGCAATCTGCTTTGCGTCCACCACGTGCTTCATGGTGGTGGCGGGGTCTCCTGCCTGCCGGGCAAGATCTCCTGCAACACGCACCAGACCACCGAGATCACGGAGTTTCAGCGTGAGATGTCCCTTCCTGCCGGACCGGCGGCGCGCCTCGCGGAGAATTTCCGAGACCGCGGACGGATCGAAATGCGGAATCTTCCCGTCGTTCTGCACCTCCTGTGCAATAAACCGGACAAGACGCGCACGGTTTGCAGGCGTGTCATCCATCGTCTCACTCATATACACCTCGTAACCATATCCGCGGATACGGCTGCGGAGTGCCGGGTGCATACCCTGCATGGCGTCGAGGTTTCCTGCCGCAATCATGATGAACCGGCAGGGAACCGGCTCGGTCCGGACCATCGCCCCTGACGATCGGTCGCTCTGTCCGGTGATCGGGAACTCGCCCTCCTGTAATGCAGTCAGCAGACTCTGCTGCGAAGAAAGCTCCAGCGTATTGATCTCATCAATGAACAGCACACCCTTGTGGGCGCGGTGAATTGCCCCGGCCTCCACACGATCGTGCGCCGGCGTCTCAAGACCTCCTGACTGGAACGGATCATGCCGGACATCGCCGAGCAGTGCTCCTGCATGGGAACCCGTACCGTCAACAAACGGCGCCTTGGAGTCCGGTTTGTTGGAAACGATCAGCTTGGGCACCATTGCCTCATCCCGCGGCATCATCGTGCGGAATGCCATCAGGAGAATGATCACGATAAACAAACCCATTAAGATCTGGCCGCTGAAGAACGCAAACAGAAGAATTCCCAGGATGAGAACCATCAGCATTGTGTTCCTTGATGAAACACGTTTGCGTGCCTCGGCACGATGGGCTGCAACGATCTCCTTGCCGCGTCCCGCCGGAACCACACGGATAATCGGATTGTTGCTGTCTTCGGCATTCGGGTAGGTCAGAATATCCTGCATCTCCTCTTTGGGGAGAAGCTCGGACATTGCCTTGGCAAGCATCGACTTTCCCGTACCGGGACTGCCGATCATCATCACATGGCGGCGCTGGGTAGCTGCTTTCTTGATTACCTCCACCGCATGTTCCTGACCGATAACCTGATCGATCAGCGACGGAGGGATCACAATATCAGCGGTTGTATCAAACTGTATCCCGCCGAAGAACTCCGGATCGAAACTATCCGATGCGTAGGTCTTCGGGACGGCAGGCTCTTCCCGCGCAGGAGTTTCCGGTTCCTGTACTCCGGGACTGATAACCGGCGCAGTCCCCAAATCCGCGCCGCCAGCACGTCCTGCCGCACTATCTGTATCATCCATAGTTTATTTCCTAACTCGCCTAACTCGAGAGTGTTAATATTGTGCTTGATGATGGTTTAAGTAGTTTCAGTAAAAGATAGAAGAAGGAGAGTACTGATGAAAGTTATCTATACCGAGAAAAGTCAGCTGCTGGCCGCACGGGTGGCCCGTCACCTCGGATGCAGAATCGCCGAGGTAAAATACAACACTTTCCCCGATGGGGAGCAGTATGTCCGCGTAATGGACCTTGACGACGATATGGTCATTGTTGCAAGTACGGTGGACTCCCAGTCGGTTCTTCAGGCAATTCTGATGCTGGATGCCTGCGAAGGGAAGAATACCACGCTGGTTCTTCCCTACATGGGGTATGCCCGGCAGGACAAGCGGTTCAACGACGGCGAACCGATCAGCGCCCGTGCACTCGCACGCGTTCTTTCCGAAGGGGCGGATCGGATCTTTACCGTGAACATCCACGACCCTTCCGTTCTCGGGCACTTCAAGTGTCCTGCCGAAAATCTCACCATTGCTCCTGAGATCGGCAGATACATCCAGACGATGCATCTCGCAGACCCGCTGGTGCTCGCGCCCGATGACGGTGCCTGGGAGTTCGCCAAGGGTGTTGCGGCCGTTGGCGGCTGGGACTGCGATCATCTCGACAAGACGCGGCTGTCCGGTTCCGAGGTGAAGATGGCGCCGAAGCATCTGGATGCAAACGGTCGCGACTGTATCATCGTTGATGACATCATTGCAACCGGCGGGTCGATGGCAACGGCGGCAGGCATGCTGAAAGAGCAGGGGGCAACCTCCGTTCGTGCCGCAGGGGTGCACGGCGTGTTTGCAAGCGGCGGATATGTGAAGCTGATGCAGGCGGGACTTGCAGATATTGCATCCTCTGATACCATTGAGCGTGCGAGCAGCAGATTTACTGCGTCAACGGTCATTGCAGACGCTGTCCGCCGATAACTTTCATGCGCTATATTTTAGACGCATCCTTTTTTTTCGGGGAGTATCCCTTCTGCGGGGAGTTTGCCACAACTCCGGAGGTTGTCGCAGAACTCAGGGATGTAACCTCAAAGATGCGGTTTGAGGTGATGCAAAGCCGGGGACTTCTGATCAGCGAAGCAGACGCTGCGGCAGTGGACCGCGTGAGAGATGCCGCAAGAAGGTCCGGAGATGCACGGGTGCTTTCGGAAACAGATATCTCGGTGATCGCTCTGGGCCTTGCTCTTTCCGGAACGGTTGTCTCGGATGATTTTGCCGTACAGAACGTCTGTCGTCATCTGAAGATTCCGGTACAGAACATGATGCAGAAGAAAGCAAAACGCCGCGTCTGGAAAAGTATCTGCAGCGGATGCGGCGCGGAGATTCCGGCGGGTGAGGAGGACTGTCCGGTCTGCGGGTCGCCGCCGGTCCGACGCGGGACCGAGAAGCGGGGCGGGAAGAAATAATATTTTGTGATGCTCCGAAGGCATTTCGTTGGTTTATCTTCTTCATCCTGCCCAATCCCTCCGAAAACCCAAAAGTAATAATTCCCGCAACTCGAATACTGTAGTATCATGTCTTCCCTTGAAGAGCTTATGGCAAAAGCAAAAGACCTGCGTGCTGACGGCCACTCAGCAGGCCAGATAGCTGACGAACTGAGTCTGTCCGTGGACACGGTTACCTGGCTTCTGACCCAGAGCAAAACAAACATGGCTGTCCCCAAAGATGTGCACATCGACTGGACGGTTGTCAGCTCGGACGCAACACTGCTCGGCGGCATCGCATCCATGCTGTCCGCCCGGTTCGATGCAGCAACCGGCGGCGAAGAGGAAGTTGATGCAATCGTTGGTATCTCCATCTCCGGCGTGCCGCTTGCAACCCTCATTGCCGCTGAAGAGGGACTCAATCTCTCCATCTATCACCCTTCCAAACACAACACCGACTCCGGAACCGGATGCATCTCCGGAAACTTCAGCAAGATCAGCGGCAAGCGCTGTATTCTTGTCGACGATGTCATTACGTCGGGCAATACTCTGACCGAACTGGTCGCCTATCTGCGCAGACACAATGCAGTGCCGGTTGCGATTCTGGTCATCTTCGATAAGCGCGGTGTGACTGAAGTCGATGGAGTACCGGTGTACTCGCTGTTCTCTATCCGGCTTATTGACTAAGGGAAGATTCCAATACATATATTTTATATAGAAGTTCAATTCCATTTTTATCACACGAGTACAGGAGATAATAGATTTTATGTCAAGCAGATCAGGACAACCTGTCGTTATTTTACGGGACAACGTTGAGCGCGTGCCTGGACAGGAGGCGCTCCGCTCCAATATCATGGCTGCAAAGGTTCTTGGAAACACCGTTCGGACCACCCTTGGTCCCCGCGGCATGGACAAGATGCTGGTTACGCAAGGGAGTGATGACATCGTCATCACCAACGACGGCGCAACCATTCTGCACCAGATTCACGTCCAGCACCCCGGCGCAAAACTCGTCGTTGAGGTCGCCGAGACGCAGGACGATGAGTGCGGTGACGGAACCACAACCGCAGTCGTAATGGTCGGCTCCTTTATGGAACAGGCGGAAAACCTCATCGACACGGGCGTTCACCCGTCGGTTATTGCAAAAGGTTACAACCTCGGTATGATGAAGGCGCTTGAGCTTCTCGACAGCCTCGCAATCGCAGTCACTCCGAAGGACAAGGACATGCTCAAGCAGATCGCAAAGACGGCAATGACCGGCAAATCCATTGAGATGATCATGGACAAGGCCTGTGATGTTGTCGTGGAGGCGGTCAGCAACGTCGCGGTTACTACCGGCAAGAAGACGGTGGTCAACGAAGATGACATTCTGGTCAAGACCAAACGCAGCGAAACGATGGATGCCGAGATGATCAAAGGTGTCTTAATTGACAAGACCAGACTTGACGCGCTGATGCCCAAGAAGATCAAAGGCGTGAAGGCTGCGTTCATTGCAAACCCGCTTGAGATCACCAAGACCCAGACGAAGTCGAAGATCAAGATCACGTCCCACGAACAGCTTGAAGCATTCTCCGTTGCAGAGCGCGAGACGCTCCGTGCAATGGCCGAGAAGTTTGTGGAGACCGGCGTAAATGTGGTTCTTTGTCAGAAAGGTATCGCTGACCCGGTCCAGTACTACCTTGCCGAGAACGGTATCTACGCACTTGAGTTTGTCGCGGAAAAGGATCTGAAGTATGCCGCAAAGGCACTCGGCGGACAGATCGTCAACAAACCCGAAGATCTTACCCCCGAAGTGATCGGAACCGCCGGCAACCTTGAGATGCTGGAGGACATTGAGATGACCAAACTCTCCGGCTGCAAGAACCCGCAGGCAGTAACCATTCTTCTGCGCGGCTCTTCCCAGCATCTTGTGGACGAGCTTGAGCGTGCAATCGAGGATGCAACCCGCGTAGTGCAGGATGTTGTCGAGGACGGCGCATACCTGATCGGCGGCGGATCGGTGGAGACCGAGCTTGCCCTGCGCCTCCGCGAGTATGCGGCAACCGAAGGCGGTCGTGTCCAGCTGGCAATTGAGGGATATGCAAAGGCATTTGAGATCATTCCCAAGACCCTTGCAGAGAACTCCGGCTTTGACACCGTGGACAAGGTTATTGATCTCCGTCAGGCACATGCAACCGGCGAGAAGTACGCAGGTCTGAATGTGTTCACCGGAAAGGTTGTTGACATGCAGTCCGAAGGTGTGGTGGAGCCGAAGCGCGTCAAACGTCAGGCAATCCAGAGCGCATCCGAGACCGCAATGCTGCTGATCCGTGTGGATGACATGATGATCAGCAAAGGCGCCGGCCAGGCATAATACCAAAAAACACTATCTTTTTTAGACCACAGGTCTATGTGTATAGGCAGTAAGGTGCAGCGGGAGATCCTGTTTTGCCCGCATCAGCGGAGATCTGGTCGCGCATACTGTTTTCAGCGGCAAACGGACGTGCCGAGGTAGTCTAGTCCGGAAGGGCGGTGGCCTCGAAAGCCTCTGGTGGTAACACCTCGGGAGTTCAAATCTCCCCCTCGGCGTCTTTATTTTACAAAATAGTTGATATACATTGAGATCTGAATCCATTTTTTCTTCACCCTGAAACCCCGTCGAATGAATTTTCGACGAGGGGCAGGGGGAAACAGAAGGGATCTTTGGAAAATTATGCGCAAAATCTCACGCGAGTTTTTATATAGTAGAACAATATATTTTCAATTACTAAACAGCATAGCTACCAGCAATTCCTCTACAGCACGGAGAAAGAGATGATGGACTCCTATACGATCCGAAAAATCGACGCGCGAAGGTTTACGGTAACCGTGACGAGCCCAGGCAAACAGTCATGGCGGACGCTGGAGTCCGCCGGACTTGCAGTGATGGACGAGAAACGCGCGCCGTGCAACGGCGGGCAGTGTTACTCCTGGACGGTCCAGGCAAGACGGCCCGGCATTTATGAACTGAGAATGATCCAGCAGAGCGATGACGGGGCATACCGCAGAGTGGTGATTCCGATCATCGCGGAAGCTTCCTGATTTCCTGCGGGAAGTTTCAGATGATCTTTTTTTCCGGGACGTGCAGGGAGGTTCGTTTTTACAGCAGATCGCGGATGGTCTTCTCATCTCCGGTACTGTCGAGCACTTCACGGGCAGTCGGGTCGGCGATCAGGAGGAAGTTCGGCAGGATTGCATAGACTGGGAAGCGTCGGAAAAACTCCTGCACTACGAGTTTGTTCATCCGGAGAATCAGAAACTCCCGCCGCAGTTCGTTCATCTGTTCCGGTTCTGCTGCCCGGATACGGGGCAGCAGGTCATCCTTGAGAGCGGCAATATGGCGGGTGTTTAAGGCCGTCATAAGTCTGCGGCTTTCTACTCCCTGATAGTAGCGGATAATGACCGCCTGCGTAAGGAGTGTAAGCAGGAGGATGATCGGGTACTCGGTCGGGAGGATGGAGATGAATTCGAGGTACTGGTTTAGGGTGAGTCCCGGAAACAGCATTGCCCCGACCAGTAACAGGCCGGTGATCATTGCGGCGGTGCTGAGGTAAAGCCAGATCTTGAACTTCGCTGTTTCCGTTTCCGGAGCTTCGGCAGGGATGTTCCGGGGTACGAAAAATCCCTGTTCGTCCGGCCGGGTGCGGATGATCTTTGCATAAAAGGCGAGGATGATTGCGATCTGCAGGATGACAACGAGGAGCAGATGCCGGTCGATTATCTCCTCTGTGTAGAGGATGACGGCACAGAGGACGTCGATACTATAGATGATCGCAAATCCTTTTGCAAGCGGTTTTGCATTGATGAGGAATGCGTTCCAGAATATTTCAATAAAGGTGACTTTGTTTTTGCGGAATGTTTTCAGAAGGTTTGCCAGCCGCAGGAACTCACGGATCTGCATGTGGGCGGCTGTGCCGGTTAGGGGGGTACTGGTGCCGGAACCAAGGGAGGGGATCATCATGAGGAAGAAGTAGAACATGTAGATGAAGAAGCTTGCAACGATCCAGAGCATGAGGATGTCATAGGGGGAGATGTCATGGAGGATGCAGATGATGCTCCAGATGAGGAGGAGAAGGATCGGGAGGGGGACCCAGTATTTTGTTCTGGCAAGGCGTTGCTCTCCTTCTTCCAGGGCTTTGCCATATTCCTGTTCTTCTTTGATCTGCCCGGAGATGCGGATAATGAGTGCATCTTTGGTTGCCATGTCGTATCTCTCGCTTAAGTTATTTACGTGGCGCTGACCTATATTTTCTACTGTTGTGATCAACCATGAATACCGTGACAGATGATGCCAGAAAGCAGAATGTCGCTCGTTTATCGGTGTTCTCGAATCTGTTTCTGACGGTTGCAAAGATTTTGACGGGAATCTCGATTGGTTCGGTGAGTATTATCTCGGAGGGTATCCATTCGGGAATGGATCTGCTTGCTTCCTGTATTGCGTATTTTTCGGTGAAGAAGTCGGCCGAGCCGCCGGACGCGGATCATGCGTTCGGTCACGGGAAGTATGAGGATGCGTCGGGTCTGATTGAGGCGCTGCTGATTGTTGTTGCGGCAGGGATTATTATCTGGGAGGCGTGCCATAAGCTGGTCTCCGGCGGGGAGATGGTCTCGCTTGATCTTCTGTATGCGGGTATGATCGTGATGGGTGTTTCCGCGGTGATGAACTTCGTGGTGTCGCAGCGTTTGATGAGGGTTGCAAAGGAGACGGAGTCGATTGCGCTGGAGAGCGATGCGTGGCATCTGCGTACGGATGTTCTGACATCTGCGGGAGTGTTTGCGGGTCTTGTGCTGATTCAGGTTACGCATCTGGTGTTTCTTGATTCGGTGATCGCAATTGTTGTGGCTTTGCTGATTCTTCGTGAGGCGTATTCGTTGATCCGCCGGAGTTTTGCGGATCTGATGGATGAGAGTCTGGATGAGGATGAGGTTATTCTGATTAAGGAGATCATCTGCCGGCATGCGAATGCGTTTACGAACTTCCACAGTCTGAAGACCCGCCGGTCGGGACCGAACCGGTTTGTGGAGTTTCATCTGATGATGCCGCATGCAACGCCCCTTGATGCGGCGCATGCGGTGCTGAAGGAGATCGAGACTGATATTGTTGCAAAGATGCCGCGGACATCTGTGATTGTGCATCTGGATCCCTGTGACGGACGCTGCGGGAGGCCGGAGTGTTCGTTTGTGTGTAAGGAGAGAAAGAACTAATTTTCTTTTCATCATGCCCACTCACCACTCACCCGTACACAATTTCCTCAGAAAAGAAAACCGACGAATTATTTTCATGACATCACCGCGGGATGTCCGCCGGTATTGAATCCTTTCAGGATAGGATTGCACGAAATATAAAGTTGTGGCGTGGCAGAAAAAATCACAAAAATCAGCCCTCCTCCCTTTGCATGACATTCTGGTTTGTGAATGGCGTTATTTTTCCGAGAAACTTTTTTTTGGATCTCCCATTTCGGGAAAAAAATATTTTTTGGAAGGATATAACCGGAGAAAAAATTGTGCCTCTCATTGAAAGAAAAAATTTGAAAATATCTTTTTAGAAAAATTATTTTTTGAAAATATTCATCGGTGATGATGCAACCCTCTCCTGATAGGAAATATATCATTGGAAATATCCGTAGGAGTTGGTCCGTATGAATAGGAATTACGAGGATAATGCTGTATCCCCGGTGATTGCAACGATTTTGCTTGTTGCGATTGTGATGGTCCTCGCCGCAGTCGTTGCGGTGGTGGCACTTGGTATGGCGGGCGGGCAGAATGATCTAAAAGATGTGGGACTGACGGTAACCTCAGACCATACGGATGTGATGGTAACCCTCTTTACCGGACAGGATGTCAGTGATCTGCAATCGCTGCGCGTCTCAGTGGCGGGAAATCCCTACGTGACCGAATTCCAGAGTACCAATACAACCGATTGCGTCCGACAGATCGGCGTTCCCATCCGGTTTACCGGCGTTGGAGTGGAGGGAACCCACACCACCACGGTAACCGGTGTTTTTTCGGATACCACCGCGGTGACGTTGTGGACAGGGCAACTTGCGTTCGCGCTATGGCCGGCGGATGCTTCTTCTCATAAACATGAGAATGAAAATATGATCAAGGTTACCCTTCCCCGTGACTGGACTGCAGGTACTTTCCAAGGGAATGGATGGCAAAAACAACTGGTAGTAGATGTGTCTGATTCCTCTGGCAGAAATGTGGTGAATCGAACGTGGGCTGGGTGGGAACTTAATCTCGCACTTTCTTTCTATAAGGATAGCTGTGTAATAATTACTAATCAGGCGAATAAGGGATTTGCCCCAGGATCGTATCGTGTTGTAGTCCGTGGTCAGACCGTGGACTCCACGGGCAATACGATTTTCACAGACAGCCTGCTCTATGACGGCACTGTTGTCGTTCCGTAAAATCAGCAATACATCTCTCCCCACCAACCCTTTTTCCCGGAGACCTCCTCCATTCCCAAAGTCCAAACCTATAATACTCCCCAGACAAAACTATCTCCTCAATCATGGACTACCAAGACCGTCCGGTGTACAACGTCAGCGACAACGTGCCGCCCTCCGTCCTTGTCCTCAGCATCCTCCAGCACTTTTTTGTCCTCGCCGTCTACATGACCTACCCTGTCATCATCACCAAAGCGATCGGCGGCGGCGAAGACCTCTCCACCTTCCTCATCAGCGCAACCCTCATAGGCTCCGGCATCGCTACCCTCCTTCAGGCATTCCGCTACACCGGCTGCGGCTACATCTTCCCCATGGTCCCCAACTCCTCCTACCTCCCGGCCTCCATGCTTGCCGCAACCGCCGGAGGTCTCCCCCTCCTCTACGGCATGATGATCATCTCCGGTTTTCTGGAAATGTTGTTCAGCCGTCTCACCCGCTACTTCCGCATCCTCTTCCCCGGGGAAGTCATCGGCGTCGTCATGTTCATGCTCGGCCTTGCCATCATCCCCTTCTCCTTCCCTCTCTTCTTCGGCAGCGGCGAGTCAGGCCCCCTCAACCCCGCCGCAACCGCCGTCGGCATCATCACGCTTGGCTCTATGATCATCCTCGGCATTCAGCAGAAAAAAATATTCAGATTCTACGCAGTCCTTATCGGCATCATCATAGGTCTTGTCTCCTCCGTCCTCTTCGGTGTCCTCACCCCTGCCGACATTGAAGCCGCCGGTACCATATCCATCTTCTCTTTCCCCAACCCCGTCGGCATCGTCAGCTACCGCTTTGACATCGGCCTTCTCATACCCTTTGCAATCGGCATGCTCTGTGTCATGCTCAAATCCGCTGGAAACATTGCCCTGCTTGACGACTACACCGGCAACACCAACAAAAACAACCTCCGCCGCGGCATCCTCTCCGAAGGATTCGGGGCAGCCCTCTGTTCTGCCATCGGCGGAATCGGCATTGGGTCCTCCGCGTCCAACACCGGCCTCATCCCTGGAACCGGCATCGCCTCACGCAGCATCGGCATCGGTCTCGGTCTCCTCCTCATCCTCTGCGGATTTCTTCCTGCCATCGGCTGGTTCTTCCATGTCATGCCCGAACCCATCATGGGTGCGATCGTCATCTACGCCATCGCCTTCATCATGCTCGGCGGCGTGCAGAGCATCTCCTCCCGCGTACTGGACAACCGCCGGACTTTCGTCGTCATCCTGCCGATCATGATCGGCGTCTCCTCGGTCATGTGTCCCAACCTCTACACCGCACTCCCTGACACTCTCCGCCTCTTCTTCGCCTCCCCCCTCACCTCCGGCGCAATCTTCGTCGTCACCTTAGGTCTCCTCTTCAAAATCGGCATCCCAACTACCCGCAGCATCACCTTCGGGACCGCTCCGCACAACGACGTATCCTGTATTCTCCTTGACTGCGGACGTCTCTGGACCATGGACAAAACCCAGATGTTCCAGATAATGCATCATATCCAGGCACTCATATCCGCTCTGCCGCAAGGAACACACCCGGAAACCCTGGTCATCACCCTCAAAAACAGTACGGGAACCATCAGCGCAGAACTCACTGCACCGGGTCCCGTTGACGAACCCGCCATGAAGACCGCGGGGCACTACCCCGCAATCGTCACGGTCTCGGCTTCTGCGGACAAAACATTCATCCGCTCCAGTTATCTTATCGTCTGATCACACCAGATGCAGTGTCTTCAAATCCGCCTCAACGGTCGTGTTCGGCTGCACCCCGAACCGCTCTACCAGGGTATTCAGTACATCCGGCGAAAGACACGCCGGAAGATGCGGACCGATCATAATGTCCCTGATACCGAGCGCAAGCAGTGTCAGGAACACCAGAATTGCCTTCTGTTCATACCAGGCGATATTGAACGACAGCGGCAGTTCGTTTACCGGAATCTTCAGAGCCTTTGCAAGTTCTGTTGCAATCACCACGAGCGAGTAGGAGTCATTGCACTGTCCCGCATCCAGCACGCGGGGGACACCAT includes the following:
- a CDS encoding TldD/PmbA family protein; the encoded protein is MDPIRYYDIRYVRGTSTTITVENGDVESAGSNFFGKALIRVLGEHGWGYYCASPFDPDDQNAKKEYISRAARAAKLANVPAEIADVPYGTPRNWACSAAEQAAVPIEEKADLLLKMEAGAKLPEICSTSARYSEQYQDVWFEDCNGYAANSSVCRTLFTISAVAARSGNMQMNYEQEAVVGPLNLSAYLGYGEMCAKRATELLDASAVSGGRMPAVLDPAIGGVFAHEAVGHASEGDAVRDGVSVLAGKLGTPVGSPLVTIIDDPSMHGYGYEPFDAEGVACGPTELIKNGIMHAYMHSRETLAAVGTDTGDAGHARAEPGMQPLVRMSNTYIQEGDSSYDEIIAECKNGILLIGSRGGQVDPGRGAFQFNAKYGYRIENGETTSMIRDVSLSGDILSVLHNIALCGNERKMSSGMCGKGQAVPVSDGAPHVYLTEAMVGGAGNA
- the lonB gene encoding ATP-dependent protease LonB — its product is MDDTDSAAGRAGGADLGTAPVISPGVQEPETPAREEPAVPKTYASDSFDPEFFGGIQFDTTADIVIPPSLIDQVIGQEHAVEVIKKAATQRRHVMMIGSPGTGKSMLAKAMSELLPKEEMQDILTYPNAEDSNNPIIRVVPAGRGKEIVAAHRAEARKRVSSRNTMLMVLILGILLFAFFSGQILMGLFIVIILLMAFRTMMPRDEAMVPKLIVSNKPDSKAPFVDGTGSHAGALLGDVRHDPFQSGGLETPAHDRVEAGAIHRAHKGVLFIDEINTLELSSQQSLLTALQEGEFPITGQSDRSSGAMVRTEPVPCRFIMIAAGNLDAMQGMHPALRSRIRGYGYEVYMSETMDDTPANRARLVRFIAQEVQNDGKIPHFDPSAVSEILREARRRSGRKGHLTLKLRDLGGLVRVAGDLARQAGDPATTMKHVVDAKQIARSVEDQISDEYIRRTRDYDLTIVSGTLVGRVNGLAVVGNDAGSVLPITAEVTPSQGAGAVIATGLLKEIAQESIKNVSALIKKFSGTDIRKVDIHVQFIGTYNGVEGDSASVTVATAVISALEDIPVRQDVAMTGSLSVRGDVLPIGGVTYKIEAAAKAGIHTVIIPQSNLDDVLIEERYREMVTIIPVTRIEEVLKYALVPQDKEAFEKKLGLIGKHMEIPKMPEAAEKAEA
- a CDS encoding ribose-phosphate diphosphokinase gives rise to the protein MKVIYTEKSQLLAARVARHLGCRIAEVKYNTFPDGEQYVRVMDLDDDMVIVASTVDSQSVLQAILMLDACEGKNTTLVLPYMGYARQDKRFNDGEPISARALARVLSEGADRIFTVNIHDPSVLGHFKCPAENLTIAPEIGRYIQTMHLADPLVLAPDDGAWEFAKGVAAVGGWDCDHLDKTRLSGSEVKMAPKHLDANGRDCIIVDDIIATGGSMATAAGMLKEQGATSVRAAGVHGVFASGGYVKLMQAGLADIASSDTIERASSRFTASTVIADAVRR
- a CDS encoding NOB1 family endonuclease, with the protein product MRYILDASFFFGEYPFCGEFATTPEVVAELRDVTSKMRFEVMQSRGLLISEADAAAVDRVRDAARRSGDARVLSETDISVIALGLALSGTVVSDDFAVQNVCRHLKIPVQNMMQKKAKRRVWKSICSGCGAEIPAGEEDCPVCGSPPVRRGTEKRGGKK
- a CDS encoding orotate phosphoribosyltransferase-like protein, which gives rise to MSSLEELMAKAKDLRADGHSAGQIADELSLSVDTVTWLLTQSKTNMAVPKDVHIDWTVVSSDATLLGGIASMLSARFDAATGGEEEVDAIVGISISGVPLATLIAAEEGLNLSIYHPSKHNTDSGTGCISGNFSKISGKRCILVDDVITSGNTLTELVAYLRRHNAVPVAILVIFDKRGVTEVDGVPVYSLFSIRLID
- the thsA gene encoding thermosome subunit alpha, which codes for MSSRSGQPVVILRDNVERVPGQEALRSNIMAAKVLGNTVRTTLGPRGMDKMLVTQGSDDIVITNDGATILHQIHVQHPGAKLVVEVAETQDDECGDGTTTAVVMVGSFMEQAENLIDTGVHPSVIAKGYNLGMMKALELLDSLAIAVTPKDKDMLKQIAKTAMTGKSIEMIMDKACDVVVEAVSNVAVTTGKKTVVNEDDILVKTKRSETMDAEMIKGVLIDKTRLDALMPKKIKGVKAAFIANPLEITKTQTKSKIKITSHEQLEAFSVAERETLRAMAEKFVETGVNVVLCQKGIADPVQYYLAENGIYALEFVAEKDLKYAAKALGGQIVNKPEDLTPEVIGTAGNLEMLEDIEMTKLSGCKNPQAVTILLRGSSQHLVDELERAIEDATRVVQDVVEDGAYLIGGGSVETELALRLREYAATEGGRVQLAIEGYAKAFEIIPKTLAENSGFDTVDKVIDLRQAHATGEKYAGLNVFTGKVVDMQSEGVVEPKRVKRQAIQSASETAMLLIRVDDMMISKGAGQA